Part of the Oerskovia paurometabola genome is shown below.
CCGAGCCCGCGGAGCCCGCGACGAGCACCGCCGTCGTCGATCTGGGATGGCAGAGCACCGCTCCCGCGGCCACCGGCACCGCTGACCCTGCGAGCCACGGTGCCGGACCGTCGGTCGTTCCGCTCGCCCCCGCCGCAGACGAGAAGCCCGAGGCGCTGCGCTCACCCGACGAGTCTCGGGACGGGGGCACCACCGACGCCGCGACCGAGGCCGCGGCGATCGACCACGCGCCCCCCGTCCCCTCCGTCACGGACGGCGCGCCCGAGGCGGCCTCGGTGAGCGAGGCACCGCGCACCCACGACACGGGCGCCTCCGCCCCGACCCCGTCGCCCGCAGGGGCAGAGCCGGGTGGGCCGAACCCTGGCCATGTCCCGCTCAGTGGCCTGATGGGCGGCACGCAGCGCGCCGCACCCGCCCAGTCCGCCGGGGTCGCTCCGCTGGCCTCGCCCCCGCCCGGAGGCGCAACCCCGGGCGGCTCCCTGGCCGCCGTCCCGTCGTCCGTCGCGCAGACCGACGCCTCGAGCGTCTCGGTCGTGGTCCTGCGCGGCGACACCCTCTGGTCCCTCGCCGAACGAGCCCTCGGACAAGGCGCGACCGACGCCCAGATCACCGTCGAGTGGCAGCGCTGGTACGCGGCGAACCTGGACGTCATCGGTCAGGATCCGGACCTCATCCGACCAGGACAGGTGCTGCAGGCCCCTCTCACCGCCTGACCTCAGCGCAGGCACGCACGGCCCTCCGCTCCACGCCAAGAACCCCGTACACCGTCCCACCGGGCGTCTCTCGACGCGCCGGCCCTCGCCGACCCCAGGAGAACGCCATGTCGACCACCACCGTCCGCCAGCACCCCCGCACGCTCCGTTCCGGTGCGACGCCGCGACTCGCCGGCCCGGCCACCCTGCCTCGCGCGGTACCGCGGACGCCGCGCGTCCTGACCTTCGGCGGCGCTCCGCAGTTCCCGGTCGCCGAAGACCTCGGCGACAACGGTCGACCCGTGACGTCGACGCCGGACCTCCCGTTGCCGGACCCGACGTCGATCTGCTGCTCGGTCGTCCGGGCCGCGGTCGAGGTCCTGCGCGGTGAGCGTCCCGTGGCCCAGCTGCAGCGGTGGCTCGCCCCGGACGTGTTCGACGCCCTGGGGCGACGCGCACTGCTGATGCAGGGAGCGGCCGGCGTGGACGCCGCCGCGCGGCCCGTCGCGATCCGTCGTGCGCGGCTCGTGCGTCTCGGCGACACGACGGCGGAGGCCACGGTCGTCCTGGAGGACATGGACAGAGTGCGAGCGGCGGCCCTCCGACTCGAGGCCCGACGCGGCGTGTGGCGCGTCGTGGTCCTCGAGATCGGCTGACCGCCGCTCGCGGGTGTCCTCGTGGAGAGGGCTACTCCTCTTCGTTCAGACCGTGGCAGAGCTTGTACTTCTTGCCCGAGCCGCAGGGGCACTTGGCGTTGCGGGGCGTGCCGGGGAACGTGCGCCCGTCCCCCTCGACCGCGGTGGCCTCGCCGTGCAGGGCGCGGCGGGCGCGGCGCGAGCCGTCTCCTGAGACCACGGCCTGACCCGAACCGTCGTCGGACGGAGCCGAGTACTGCAGCGGCACCTGCTCGGTCGGGCCGTCGAGACCCTTCGCGATGAGCGTCGGCTCGGCCTTGGGGGCCGGAGCGACCGGCGCGTCCACGATCTCGTCGTCGACGGGTGCGTCCTCGACAGGCCGGTCTGCGTCGGCCTGCGCCGCCGCCTGGACCCGTGCCGCCTCGGCCGCCTTGGCGTCCGCCGCAGCCTTCGCCGCGGCTCCGGCCGCCGCAGCAGCCCCCGCGGCCCCGGCCGTGCCGCCGAACGCCTGACCGGCCACCGACTGCGCGGCAGCCGCGGCCGACACCGGGTTGACCGGCGACGCGTCGGGCTCGGCGACCTTGACCTCGAGGTTGAACAGGAAGCCGACCGACTCCTCCTTGATGGCCTCGGTCATGGCCTGGAAGAGCTGGAAGCCCTCGCGCTGGTACTCGACCAGCGGGTCGCGCTGCGCCATGGCGCGCAGGCCGATGTCCTCCTTGAGGTAGTCCATCTCGTAGAGGTGCTCGCGCCACTTGCGGTCCAGCACCGAGAGCACCACGCGGCGCTCGAGCTGACGCATGTTCGAGCTGCCCAGCGACGCCTCGCGGTCCTGGTAGGCCACGCGGGCGTCGGACAGGATCTCCTCGAGGATCAGCTCACGCGTCAGACGCGTGGCTCCCCCGGCCTGCTCGAGCACCTCGTCGACCTCGATCGAGACCGGGTACACCGCGCGCAGCGCCGTCCACAGCGCCTCGAGGTCCCAGTGCTCCGGGTTGCCCTCGGACGTGGCGCCGTCGACGTAGGCCGTGACGACGTCCGTGATGAAGTGCTGGACCTGCTCCTGCATGTCCTCGCCCTGGAGCACGCGGCGACGCTCGTCGTAGATGACGGTGCGCTGGCGCGAGAGGACGTCGTCGTACTTGAGGACGTTCTTGCGGATCTCGAAGTTGCGCGCCTCGACCTGTCCCTGCGCGCTCGCGATGCCGCGCGTGACGATCTTCGACTCGAGGGGCACGTCGTCGGGGAAGCCCGCGCGGTTCATCATGGACTCGGCGAGACCCGAGTTGAACAGGCGCATCAGGTCGTCCTGCATCGACAGGTAGAAGCGGGACTCGCCCGGGTCGCCCTGACGGCCGGAACGGCCACGGAGCTGGTTGTCGATACGGCGCGACTCGTGGCGCTCGGTGCCCAGGACGTAGAGCCCGCCGAGCTCGGTGACCTCGTCGTGCTCCGCGGCCACGGCGGCCTTGGCGCGCTCGACGGCCTCGGGCCACGCGGCCTCGTACTCCTCAGGGTTCTCCGCGGCGTCGAGCCCGCGCGCGGCGAGGTCGGCGACCGCCATGAACTCGGCGTTGCCACCGAGCATGATGTCGGTACCACGGCCGGCCATGTTGGTCGCGACAGTGACCGAGCCCTTGCGGCCCGCCTGCGCGACGATCGCGGCCTCGCGCTCGTGCTGCTTGGCGTTGAGGACCTCGTGCGGGACGCCCTGCTTCTTGAGCTTCGAGGACAGGAGCTCGGACTTCTCGACGCTCGTGGTGCCGACCAGGACCGGCTGCCCCTCGGCGTGGCGCTCGACGATGTCCGCGACCACGGCGTCGAACTTGCCCTCCTCGTTCTTGTACACGAGGTCGGGCTGGTCCACGCGCTGCATCTTGCGGTTCGTGGGGATGGGCACGACGCCCAGCTTGTACGTGCCCTGGAACTCGGCGGCCTCGGTGTCGGCCGTACCGGTCATCCCGGAGATCTTGTCGTACAGGCGGAAGTAGTTCTGGAGCGTGATCGTGGCGAGTGTCTGGTTCTCCGCTTTGATCTGCACGCCCTCCTTGGCCTCGATCGCCTGGTGCATGCCCTCGTTGTAGCGGCGGCCCGCGAGGATACGGCCCGTGTGCTCGTCGACGATCATGACCTCGCCGTTGAGCACGACGTAGTCCTTGTCGCGCTTGAAGAGCTCCTTGGCCTTGATCGCGTTGTTGAGGAACCCGATGAGCGGCGTGTTGAGCGACTCGTACAGGTTCTCGATGCCGAGGTAGTCCTCGACCTTCGCGATGCCGGGCTCGAGCACGCCGATGGTGCGCTTCTTCTCGTCGACCTCGTAGTCGGTCTCCGGGCTCAGGCGGCGGACCACCTTGGCGAACTCGCCGTACCAGCGGTTCGCGTCGCCCGACGCGGGGCCCGAGATGATGAGCGGGGTACGTGCCTCGTCGATGAGGATCGAGTCGACCTCGTCGACGATCGCGAAGTTGTGGCCGCGCTGCACCAGGTCGTCGGTGCTCCACGCCATGTTGTCGCGCAGGTAGTCGAACCCGAACTCGTTGTTCGTGCCGTACGTGATGTCCGCGGCGTACTGCTCGCGACGCACAGCGGGCGTCTGACCGGAGATGATGCAGCCGGTCGTGAGGCCGAGGGCGCGGAAGACGCGGCCCATCAGGTCGCTCTGGTACTTGGCCAGGTAGTCGTTGACCGTGACGACGTGCACGCCCTTGCCCGTGAGCGCGTTGAGGTACGCGGGGAAGGTGCCGACGAGGGTCTTGCCCTCACCGGTCTTCATCTCGGCGATGTTCCCCAGGTGCAGGGCCGCGCCGCCCATGAGCTGCACGTCGTAGGCGCGCTGCCCGAGGGTGCGGCGGGCGGCCTCACGGACCGCGGCGAACGCCTCGGGGAGGATCTCGTCGAGCGTCGCGCCGTTCTCGAGCCGTTCCTTGAACCGGTCGGTCTCCTCGCGCAGCTCCTCGTCGGTCAGGTCCTCGAAGCTGGGCTCCAGCTTGTTGACCTGCTCTGCCAGGCCGGACAACTTCTTCAGGATCCGGCCCTCGCCGAAGCGCAGGACCTTCTCGAGGATCGCAGGCACGCAGTACTCCCGTATCGATCGCGCCCCCGGGCCGGACGGTCCGGGGCGAATGCGAGGCGACCACCTGGCGGCAGTCGGCTGGATCACACCACAGACCATCGTAGGCGAGTCCGGCAGGTGGGTGGGCTTCTGTCCGGTACCTGTGGTTTCGCTCTGCGGCGAAAGTGGCCGTACGCCCCGCGTGGCCTACCCGGCCGCCCCGGCGTCGACCCGCCCGACCTCGGCCGCGAGCGCCGGCGCCAGGTCCCCCGACGGCCCGACGACGACGTCCGCCATCCCGAGCCAGGTCGCCATGAGGCGGAGCTCGGCCGCGAGAGCCGGCGCGGTGTCGGCGTCGGCGTGCTCCTCACGGTGCGCCGACAGCACGCGGAGCAGCCCGGCGCGACGGTCCGCCTTGAGGTCGACCTTCGCGGTGATGCGGTCCCCCTGGAGGAACGGCAGCACGTAGTAGCCGTGGACCCGCTTGGCCGCAGGCACGTAGATCTCGATGCGGTAGTACGTGCCGAAGAGCCGTTCGAGGCGCGTGCGCTCGAAGACGAGAGGGTCGAAGGGGCTGAGCAGAGCGCGCCCCTGGGCGCGGCGCGGGAGGGCGGCGTCGCGGTGCAGATAGGTGGCCTCGTCCCAGCCGCGGACCTCGACGGGACGGAGCACGCCGTCCTCGACGAGCTCGGCCAGCGCGCGGCGCGGGGCCGGTCCCTTGAGCCGGAAGTAGTCCTGGAAGCAGCGCAGCGTCCCGACGCCGTGCGCCCGTGCCCCGATCTCCAGCAGGCGGCGGACCGCGTCCTCGTCGCTCACGGCCGGTGCGGCGAGGACCGCGGGCGGCAGGACCCGCTCGGTGAGGTCGTAGCAGCGCTCGAACGCCGCGTTGCGGCGCGCTGCCGTGATCTCGCCCGTGAAGAAGAGGAGCTCGAGGGCCCGCTTGGCGAGCGACCAGTTCCAGCCCCACTCCACGGTGCCGCGCGCCTCGCCCATGCCCTGGGCCTCGAGGATCTCGTGGACCTCGCTCGCCGTGACCGGCCCGCGCTCGGCCACGATCTGGCGGACGTGCTCCACGACGGCCGAGTGCGAGGCCTCGACCCCGCTGATCGTCCCCCAGGCCTCGGTACGGTACGCGCGCTGGCGCCACTCGAGGAGCCGGTAGGTCTCGGGCGGGACGTAGGACGCGACGTGCGCCCAGTACTCGACGAGCCGTCGCGGTGCGCGACCCGCCGCGCGGTCGAGCAGCGACACGTCGTACGGGCCGAGCCGCGAGTACAGCGGGACGAGGTGGGCCCGGGCCAGGACGTTGACCGAGTCGATCTGCAGGAGCCCCAACCGGTCCACGGTGCGCTGCACCTGACGCAGCGTGACCTGCCGGGGCGCGGCGTCGTCGGGCCGTGGGGCGTGCAGGCCCTGCGCGGCGAGGGCGACCCGGCGGGCCTGGGCGAGCGACATCGACTCGGTCTTCACCCGACCCATCCTGCCGCGCGCCCCTGACACCCGCCCGGACGCGCCGACGGGGCGGCGCCGCCTGGTCGGCGGCGCCACCCCGTCGGGTCGGCTGGGTGCGGCGGTCAGCCCGCGTCGGACGCGGTCTTCAGGCCGCCGGCGCACGAGGTGTCGAGCGCGATGACCCCGTAGCTCCAGCCGCGGCGCCGGTAGGCGACCGAGGGGCGCGCCGTCTCGACGTCGACGAAGAGGTAGAAGTCGTGGCCCACCATCTCCATCTCGTAGAGGGCGTCGTCGATCGTCATGGGCTCTGCGGAGTGGAGCTTCTGACGGATGACGACGGGCGAGTCGCCGAGCTGGGTCTCGACCGCGTCTCCCGGAGCCGCCGGGTGCTCCGGCGCGGGCCCGGGGGTCTTGTCCTCCGGGATGAACGGCCGGACGTCGACGGGCGGTGCGGGGTTGTTGTTGCGGTGGTCCTTGCGACGGTCGCTGACTCGTCGCAGCCTCTCCTGGAGCTTGTTCATGGCCAGGTCGAGTGCCCCGAACCGGTCGTCTGCTGCCGCCTCGGCGCGGACGACGGGTCCCTTGGCGCGGACGGTCAGCTCGACCCTCTCACGCACCTCGGACAGTCGGGGGTTGTTCTCGTGGGTGACCTCGACGTCGATCCGCTGGGCGGTCGGTGCGAGCTGCTCGAACTTCGCGAGCTTTTCTTCCACGTGTCGGCGGAAGCGGTCAGCCACTTCCGTGTGCCTGCCGACGACAACGATCTCCATGTGAGCCTCCGCAAAGGGTCTCGGACGCTCTCGATGCTTCCAGAGCGTCCCGTGTGGTCCTGGGTCTGGTTCCCCCGAGGGGGATCCGGAGTACCTATCACCTCCCTGCCCGAGGACCTTGCCTCGGGTCGATCGCTCTGTGGCCGCACGGGTCCCCTACCAATCGTTCCCCGTGACGACTGGTCCCCAGGTTAACCCTCCCGGTAGGTAAAGGCAGCATCTGCGGAAGATGAACTTCAGGTGGCGTGTCACCCCGCCGCGGAGGGGGCGTCGCGGCGAGCACGACCGCACCGAGGACGTCGGCACCGGCGCCTTCCAGCGCCTGCTCGCACGCCGCGAGCGTGGCCCCCGTGGTGAGCACGTCGTCCACCAGGAGGCAGGTCGCGCCAGGCCGCAGGAGGCCCTGCCGCGCCGTTCCGCGGGTGACGCGGACGCCCTGGAGGCGCGCGCCACGGCTCCTCGACCCCAGGCCCACCTGGTCCCGTCCCCGCCGCCCGCGCTGCGCCAGGACGGGGGTGGCGACCGCGTCGATCCCCGCGTCCACGAGGCCCCGGGCGACGGCGCGGGCGAGCCTCCGGACCGGTTCGGCACCCCGCGCGCGGCGCGCCGCGGCGGACGACGGTGCGGGCACGACCAGGACGCGTGACGGCGCACCTGCCCACGGTCCGCCCACCTGCCCGACGACGTCGCGCACCCAGGGCGCGACGGCCCGTCCCGCGCGGTACGCGGCCGCCTCCAGGTCCCTCGAGAGGTCGTGTCGCCCCTTGTCCTTCCACGCGACCACGATCCCTCGCAGCGGGCCGGCGTACGGCGCGAGCGCCCACACCGGCAGGGGGGAGGTCCCGTCCATGCGGTCGAGCCGCGGGGCGTCGGCCTCCCTGCGCGCCGGGGCCGTCCGCAGCACCCCGGCGCAGGCCGGGCAGAGCGCGACGTCCGGGGTGCCGCAGCCCGGGCACTCGACCGGGACGAGCAGGCGCGCGAGCGTCCGCGCCCAGCCGCGCACGGCGGCGAGCGGGCCGGTGGGACAGCCGGCTAGCGGGCCGTCGCGGCGGAGGAGGTCGGGCTGCTGGGGGCGGTCGCGCACGGCCCGAGGGTGCCAGGTCGCCGCGCACCGCGCGGGGTGCAGGACGCGCCCTGTGGACGGGGAGCGGCACGCACGGCCTGTGCACGGCCGGGCACGGCCGGGCAGGGCCGGGCAGGGCCCACAGCCTGGCCGGTCCGCACCAGCAGGGCCAGGGGGTCGTCAGACCACCGGGCGGCGAGCCGTTCCGGCCTCAGCCCGGGAACGTCGGCAGCGCGACGTTCTCGATCCGCTTCTCCCAGACCGCGCCCGACCGGCTGCGCCCGAACAGCGTCCCGTCCTGCGTGAGGACCTGGACCGTCCGGTCGCCGTCGCCCGCGCTGATCGCCGTCGCACCTGCGACCGGCGAGAGTCGCGTGGTCTCCCCTCCGACCAGGACGAGATGGACCGTCGGCGCGGCCTCCGTCTCGTCGGTGCCCAGGACCGCGAGCGTCGTCTCGTCGGCCCACACGACCTGCGAGGCCGAGGTGATCGGGGCGCCTACGCGGAAGGGTTCCGAGAGCCCCGTCGGGACGTCCTTCTCGTCGCGCACGATGCCGGCGACGTCCACCCGGGTGACCAGGCCGTCCGAGCTGACCACCGCGATCCGGGCTCCGTCGTGCGCGACCCGGATCGACTGCACGGTGCGTCCGGCCAACCACGGCGCGGCGACCGTGACGGGGTCACCCGCCTCCGCGAGGTCCCCCCGGACGACCTGCAGCGCGCCCTGCTGCGCCGTGGGCCCCGACCACACCCCACCGAACCGGTCGACGGTCGGGGCCAGGAGGTCCTCCCCGGTCAGGAGCGGGACCTCGGGCAGGTTCTTCGTCGCGAGCCGCACGAGGCTGCCCGTCCCGTCGCGGACCACGAGCGGACGCGCGTCGCTGCCCTGCGCCAGGGCGGTCGCCGTGGTCCCGGCGAGCGAGACGGCAGGGGACAACGACACCGCCTCGTCCGCTCCGCTGTCGAGCACCTTGACCTCGCCCTGAGCTGCGACGACCTCGCTCCCCTCCGTCACGGCCTTGATGGGCACGGCCCCGCCTGTCGGGGTGCTCAGCAGGTCCTCCCCGCGATAGAGGTTGACGGTGAGCGGCAACGCGTCGAAGAGCGTCGCCTCGAGCTGTGCCTTGAGCAGCGCACGGTCCTCGGGGGGCGCGAGCGAGATGGTGTCCGTCAGCCGGACCTCGGAGACTCCGCCCTCGCTCGGTACCGCGTCGATGCTCAGGCGCGTCCCCTCGGGGACCACGGGCGCGGTCGCCCCCCGGAGCCACTCGACGGGCCCCACCAGGATCTCCGTGACGGCGCTCGTCTGCCACCCCCGGTTGGGGAACCAGCGGTCGTCGGGGACCAGCACCTCGCGGTCGGCCGACGGGAAGTACAGGCGGGTCTGCCGGAAGGCGGCCTGGAAGCTGCTCTCGGAGAGCAGCAGCCCGTCCTCGGCCGTCTCGATGCGCCACTGCCCGTCGCCCTGACGCACCAGCCCGAAGGACACCGGCACGGCACCCGCCACGCCGGGGACGTCCTCGGTGTAGACGCCGCGCTTGTCCAGGGCCCCGACGACGGTGGCGCTGCCCGTGACCGTGACCTGCCCGGACTTCATGGCCTCCTTGTCGACGGTCAGGTCGAGGTCGCCGTCGAACACCAGGACCTGGGACTCCCAGCTCCAGGCGCCTGCGTCGGTGAGGAACTCCTGGGCGACGTCGAAGTCGCCCGCCGGGCCGGCCGCCTGCGCGGTCAGGAAGCCCGACACGATCCGCACCGGGTCGTCCCCCGCGACAGGTCCCCGTGCGCGCAGCCCCGGCGCGTTGTACCCCTGCACCACGTCGCTGCCGCGGATCACCGGGCCCGAGGTGGGGATCGACGCGCAGCCGGACAGCGCCAGGGCCGCCGCGACCAGACCCGCCCCGAGAGCACCCCGGGTCCTGCCGGGTCGTCGGTCGGTCATCGTTCCTCCTCGTCGACGGTCGCGCCGGGCCGGTCCGCGACGCCGTGACGGACGAACGTGAGGTTCTCGTCGGGCAGAACGGGCAGGGCCGAAGGGCTCGTGGTCCCCTCCGTCGGGTCCTCGACCCGCTCGATCTGCCCGGTCGGCGGGCGGAAGCCACGTCCGCGGGTCGGGTCCTGCGGGACCAACGGCAGGGGCGACGCCTCGAGCCGGATCCCCGCGCGCAGCGGGAGCGTGAGCCGGAAGGCGGCTCCCTGCCCCGGACGACCCCAGACCTCGAGCCACCCGCCGTGCAGGTGCGCGTCCTCGAGCGAGATCGCGAGGCCGAGCCCTGTCCCGCCGGTGGTGCGAGCACGTGCCGGGTCGGCCCGCCAGAAGCGGTCG
Proteins encoded:
- a CDS encoding LysM peptidoglycan-binding domain-containing protein → MAHHPGSGRASARVVPRQGRRLAALLALATAAGLVGVLLALRALSVAGDLPSPRFETYLEIPLVGAGSLLAAWVSLSSALAASCVLVRGVGRRWAAGERLVLLHAPVLVRRLAGSGVAVSIGAGLVLGAGSAQAVETEPAEPATSTAVVDLGWQSTAPAATGTADPASHGAGPSVVPLAPAADEKPEALRSPDESRDGGTTDAATEAAAIDHAPPVPSVTDGAPEAASVSEAPRTHDTGASAPTPSPAGAEPGGPNPGHVPLSGLMGGTQRAAPAQSAGVAPLASPPPGGATPGGSLAAVPSSVAQTDASSVSVVVLRGDTLWSLAERALGQGATDAQITVEWQRWYAANLDVIGQDPDLIRPGQVLQAPLTA
- a CDS encoding Rv3235 family protein, with translation MSTTTVRQHPRTLRSGATPRLAGPATLPRAVPRTPRVLTFGGAPQFPVAEDLGDNGRPVTSTPDLPLPDPTSICCSVVRAAVEVLRGERPVAQLQRWLAPDVFDALGRRALLMQGAAGVDAAARPVAIRRARLVRLGDTTAEATVVLEDMDRVRAAALRLEARRGVWRVVVLEIG
- the secA gene encoding preprotein translocase subunit SecA, giving the protein MPAILEKVLRFGEGRILKKLSGLAEQVNKLEPSFEDLTDEELREETDRFKERLENGATLDEILPEAFAAVREAARRTLGQRAYDVQLMGGAALHLGNIAEMKTGEGKTLVGTFPAYLNALTGKGVHVVTVNDYLAKYQSDLMGRVFRALGLTTGCIISGQTPAVRREQYAADITYGTNNEFGFDYLRDNMAWSTDDLVQRGHNFAIVDEVDSILIDEARTPLIISGPASGDANRWYGEFAKVVRRLSPETDYEVDEKKRTIGVLEPGIAKVEDYLGIENLYESLNTPLIGFLNNAIKAKELFKRDKDYVVLNGEVMIVDEHTGRILAGRRYNEGMHQAIEAKEGVQIKAENQTLATITLQNYFRLYDKISGMTGTADTEAAEFQGTYKLGVVPIPTNRKMQRVDQPDLVYKNEEGKFDAVVADIVERHAEGQPVLVGTTSVEKSELLSSKLKKQGVPHEVLNAKQHEREAAIVAQAGRKGSVTVATNMAGRGTDIMLGGNAEFMAVADLAARGLDAAENPEEYEAAWPEAVERAKAAVAAEHDEVTELGGLYVLGTERHESRRIDNQLRGRSGRQGDPGESRFYLSMQDDLMRLFNSGLAESMMNRAGFPDDVPLESKIVTRGIASAQGQVEARNFEIRKNVLKYDDVLSRQRTVIYDERRRVLQGEDMQEQVQHFITDVVTAYVDGATSEGNPEHWDLEALWTALRAVYPVSIEVDEVLEQAGGATRLTRELILEEILSDARVAYQDREASLGSSNMRQLERRVVLSVLDRKWREHLYEMDYLKEDIGLRAMAQRDPLVEYQREGFQLFQAMTEAIKEESVGFLFNLEVKVAEPDASPVNPVSAAAAAQSVAGQAFGGTAGAAGAAAAAGAAAKAAADAKAAEAARVQAAAQADADRPVEDAPVDDEIVDAPVAPAPKAEPTLIAKGLDGPTEQVPLQYSAPSDDGSGQAVVSGDGSRRARRALHGEATAVEGDGRTFPGTPRNAKCPCGSGKKYKLCHGLNEEE
- a CDS encoding winged helix-turn-helix domain-containing protein translates to MGRVKTESMSLAQARRVALAAQGLHAPRPDDAAPRQVTLRQVQRTVDRLGLLQIDSVNVLARAHLVPLYSRLGPYDVSLLDRAAGRAPRRLVEYWAHVASYVPPETYRLLEWRQRAYRTEAWGTISGVEASHSAVVEHVRQIVAERGPVTASEVHEILEAQGMGEARGTVEWGWNWSLAKRALELLFFTGEITAARRNAAFERCYDLTERVLPPAVLAAPAVSDEDAVRRLLEIGARAHGVGTLRCFQDYFRLKGPAPRRALAELVEDGVLRPVEVRGWDEATYLHRDAALPRRAQGRALLSPFDPLVFERTRLERLFGTYYRIEIYVPAAKRVHGYYVLPFLQGDRITAKVDLKADRRAGLLRVLSAHREEHADADTAPALAAELRLMATWLGMADVVVGPSGDLAPALAAEVGRVDAGAAG
- the hpf gene encoding ribosome hibernation-promoting factor, HPF/YfiA family, with amino-acid sequence MEIVVVGRHTEVADRFRRHVEEKLAKFEQLAPTAQRIDVEVTHENNPRLSEVRERVELTVRAKGPVVRAEAAADDRFGALDLAMNKLQERLRRVSDRRKDHRNNNPAPPVDVRPFIPEDKTPGPAPEHPAAPGDAVETQLGDSPVVIRQKLHSAEPMTIDDALYEMEMVGHDFYLFVDVETARPSVAYRRRGWSYGVIALDTSCAGGLKTASDAG
- a CDS encoding ComF family protein — encoded protein: MDGTSPLPVWALAPYAGPLRGIVVAWKDKGRHDLSRDLEAAAYRAGRAVAPWVRDVVGQVGGPWAGAPSRVLVVPAPSSAAARRARGAEPVRRLARAVARGLVDAGIDAVATPVLAQRGRRGRDQVGLGSRSRGARLQGVRVTRGTARQGLLRPGATCLLVDDVLTTGATLAACEQALEGAGADVLGAVVLAATPPPRRGDTPPEVHLPQMLPLPTGRVNLGTSRHGERLVGDPCGHRAIDPRQGPRAGR
- a CDS encoding LpqB family beta-propeller domain-containing protein translates to MTDRRPGRTRGALGAGLVAAALALSGCASIPTSGPVIRGSDVVQGYNAPGLRARGPVAGDDPVRIVSGFLTAQAAGPAGDFDVAQEFLTDAGAWSWESQVLVFDGDLDLTVDKEAMKSGQVTVTGSATVVGALDKRGVYTEDVPGVAGAVPVSFGLVRQGDGQWRIETAEDGLLLSESSFQAAFRQTRLYFPSADREVLVPDDRWFPNRGWQTSAVTEILVGPVEWLRGATAPVVPEGTRLSIDAVPSEGGVSEVRLTDTISLAPPEDRALLKAQLEATLFDALPLTVNLYRGEDLLSTPTGGAVPIKAVTEGSEVVAAQGEVKVLDSGADEAVSLSPAVSLAGTTATALAQGSDARPLVVRDGTGSLVRLATKNLPEVPLLTGEDLLAPTVDRFGGVWSGPTAQQGALQVVRGDLAEAGDPVTVAAPWLAGRTVQSIRVAHDGARIAVVSSDGLVTRVDVAGIVRDEKDVPTGLSEPFRVGAPITSASQVVWADETTLAVLGTDETEAAPTVHLVLVGGETTRLSPVAGATAISAGDGDRTVQVLTQDGTLFGRSRSGAVWEKRIENVALPTFPG